CTTTTTTAAGATTGGTCATGGGTATTATTTACTATTTTGTGTTTTATAAATTAATGTTAAATTAAAAGAGCTTAGTCTTTATTGATTATACCATAAATGGGAGGATTTAGCACTGGTTCGATTCCCAATGCCCCGACCAGTTGAAATAAAACTATTTCGCTTTTGCAATAGTTTAAAGTATGGTAGAGTTGTTGAATTAAGATGCGCAACAATAAATGAACTTCCTTGAAGAATCCGTAAAAGAAGACCTAAGTCAGCCAAAGGATGAGGAAATTTTGATTTTATCGCTTGATAAGCCGGCGCTTTTTAAAATTTTAATTGACCGTTACGAAGCGGCTTTTTTAAGAAAAGCGTTTGATATCCTGAAACAACATGAAGAGGCCGAGGATATAGTTCAGGAAACATTCGTAAAAATTTATTTTAACGCCAAAAAATTCAAAAAAATGGCGGGGATTGAGTTTAAGAGCTGGGCTTACAAGATCCTCGTAAATACCGCCATCAGCCGATATCGGAAAACGAGCAAAAAATGGCAGGCCGAATCTACCAATCCGCTTGATTTGGAGCTAGCAAGCGAGCGAAACTTATCAACCGAAGATATCGTTTTAGAAAGCGAGACAAAAAGCTTGGCGTCTGAATTATTGTCGCGCCTTCCCGAACAACTCGGCCGCTTGCTTTCAAAATACTATATTGAAGACAAGCCGTATAAGGATATAGCAAAAGAAGAGTCAATAACTGTTCCGGCCTTAAAAATGAAGTTATTTCGAGCCAAAAAAATTCTAAAAAATCTTACCAAAAACGATGAAAACGGACATAAAATATAAAAATCAGTTAAGTGACCGCGTAATGAGGCGAGTTTATTTCATATGGTTTTCAAGGCGCGTTTTGCCTTATCTTGCGGCAGAAGCCATGTTGTTCTCGGCATTCCTTTATCTGATCGGCCAACAGGTTTACGTGGCCAAAGTTTTGGAATATGCGACATCGGTATTGGCCTCAAATATAGCCCATCCGGCGACTTTTGCGTCTTTTGCTATAGACCTATTTATCAGAACCGGCATTGGCGTACAAATTTCAGTAATAGGCTCTTTAGCCATGGTTTTCTTTCTCTTTAGAAACTTAATCAGCTCCACGTTCCAACTAATGGCGGCAAAAGAAACCAAATTGAATAATCAGATGTTATAGAGTAGTAAAGGTCGTTTTTACAAAAATATTAAACAAACCAGTCCCGCATATGCGGGACTGGTTTGTTTTTTCACTATAAATTTTAAGCGGGTAGGGGGAATCGAACCCCCGTCATTAGCTTGGAAAGCTAAGGTAATTCCATTATACGATACCCGCCTTCGTCCCGCCTCGGCGGGACTTCGGCGGGGCAAGCCCGCCAAAACTAAAGCCATTATCTTACCGCTTCTTTTAAGTTTTTTCCGGCGCGGAACTTTGGAACTTTTACCGCCGCAATCTGAATTTTTTCTCCGGTGCGGGGATTAACTCCAACCCGGGCCTTTCTTGATGAAACGCTAAAAGCGCCGAAACCGGTTAAAGAAACTTCTTCGCCTCTAGAAAGCGAGGATGTAATTTCATCCAATGTAGCGTCTATAGCTCTTTCGGCTTCAGCTTTAGTAGAGCCGAGTTTTGCCGCTACCATATCAACTAATTTATCTTTGTTCATATGATTCTTTTAATAATACTATTTTAGATTTTATAATTTTTACCGAGCATACTCAATAGCTCTCGTTTCTCTAATAACGTTAACTTTAATTTCGCCCGGGTATTTCAGTTCGCTTTCAATTCTTTTGGCAATTTCCTTCGCCAATTGAAGCGCTTTCAAATCATCAATAGTCTGCGGAGCAACGAAAACCCTGATTTCCCGGCCGGCAGAAATGGCGTATGATTTTTCAACGCCTTCAAAAGAGTTAACAATACCCTCGAGTTCGGTAAGCCGCTTGACATAGTTTTCAATCGTATCGCGCCGCGCGCCGGGCCGGCCTCCGGAAATGCCGTCGGCGGCAGTTACGATATACGATTCAAGAGTAGAAAAAGGATAATCCTCATGATGCGACTCCATTCCTCTAATAACGGCCTCATCAACGCCGTATTTTTTAAGAATTTTTCTTCCCAATTCAACATGGGTACCCTCAATTTCATGGTCAACCGCCTTGCCGATATCGTGGAGCAAGGCCGCTTTTTTAGAAATCTCAACATTGGCGCCGAGCTCCTTTGCCATCATTCCGGAGATATGAGCCATTTCAATTGAGTGAATAAGAACATTTTGACCGTAGCTGGTGCGAAACGCCAAACGGCCTAAAAGTACAACAATTTCTTTCGGCAAGCCTAAAATGCCGACCTCGTAAGCCGCGGCCTCACCTGCTTCCACCAATTTTTTGTTTACCTCTTTTTTTGCTTCTTCAACTTTTTCTTCAATTCTGGCCGGTTGAATCCGTCCGTCGCTCATCAGCTTTATTAAAGCGGTTTTAGCAATCTCCCGCCTTAACGGATCAAATGAAGAAAGAGTTATAGCTCCGGGCGTTTCATCAACTATTACTTCCACGCCGGTTAATCTTTCAAGCGTGCGGATATTGCGGCCTTCTTTTCCGATAATCCGACCCTTTAAATCGTCTGACGGAAGGTTAACAGTAGAAGTAGTAATTTCGCTAACGTGAGAGCGGGCGTATCTTTGAACCGCCACAGTCATAATTTCCCGCGCCCTTTTTTCCAACTCTTCAATTCGGTTTTTTTCCATTTTGGAAATAGCCGCAACAAGATCGGTTTTAGAATCTTCTTCTACTTTTTTAAATAAACTGTTCTTCGCTTCTTCGCCCGACATTCCGGCAACATGTTCAAGCATTTCTTCGCTTTTTGCTTTGAAAACCTCGGCTTCTTGCTTGATGGTTTTAACCGCGTTAACCTGGCCTTCAATGTCCGCCTTCAAGTTTTCGAGCTCGCTTTCTTTCTGATCAATTTTTCTAATTTGAGAGTTTAATCGCTCTTCTTGGCGCGTTAAAACCGCGAGTTTTTCCCGCTCTTGATTTTTCGCGTCTTCAAAAATTTTTACT
This Parcubacteria group bacterium DNA region includes the following protein-coding sequences:
- the rny gene encoding ribonuclease Y; the encoded protein is MTFYFIIGALALALGAALGYLTRQIFATRSLNSAETKIKNQLEEAKTKSKELLLQAKDQAVKIFEDAKNQEREKLAVLTRQEERLNSQIRKIDQKESELENLKADIEGQVNAVKTIKQEAEVFKAKSEEMLEHVAGMSGEEAKNSLFKKVEEDSKTDLVAAISKMEKNRIEELEKRAREIMTVAVQRYARSHVSEITTSTVNLPSDDLKGRIIGKEGRNIRTLERLTGVEVIVDETPGAITLSSFDPLRREIAKTALIKLMSDGRIQPARIEEKVEEAKKEVNKKLVEAGEAAAYEVGILGLPKEIVVLLGRLAFRTSYGQNVLIHSIEMAHISGMMAKELGANVEISKKAALLHDIGKAVDHEIEGTHVELGRKILKKYGVDEAVIRGMESHHEDYPFSTLESYIVTAADGISGGRPGARRDTIENYVKRLTELEGIVNSFEGVEKSYAISAGREIRVFVAPQTIDDLKALQLAKEIAKRIESELKYPGEIKVNVIRETRAIEYAR
- a CDS encoding RNA polymerase sigma factor, which codes for MNFLEESVKEDLSQPKDEEILILSLDKPALFKILIDRYEAAFLRKAFDILKQHEEAEDIVQETFVKIYFNAKKFKKMAGIEFKSWAYKILVNTAISRYRKTSKKWQAESTNPLDLELASERNLSTEDIVLESETKSLASELLSRLPEQLGRLLSKYYIEDKPYKDIAKEESITVPALKMKLFRAKKILKNLTKNDENGHKI
- a CDS encoding HU family DNA-binding protein; this encodes MNKDKLVDMVAAKLGSTKAEAERAIDATLDEITSSLSRGEEVSLTGFGAFSVSSRKARVGVNPRTGEKIQIAAVKVPKFRAGKNLKEAVR